The following coding sequences are from one Treponema parvum window:
- a CDS encoding RHS repeat-associated core domain-containing protein, with protein MWTWHTDTGLPEGQYSKHIYLGETRIVTKQTSKLDISYGQSDEYHHRYYYHPDHLGSAQLVTDYEGNEYQRIEYTPYGELWVEKKSKTEEGLRFLPYKFTAKEQDEETGLYYYGARYLDAKYSRWLSTDPAVGEYIPQTPVSDEAKKYNQSLPGQGGIFNIVNLQLYHYAGNNPVKYTDPDGKKLTLTVDKSEQSMNTKFEIGGATLINFNSKVTTHVVPDGDTTQDPAANVNTNQRDASDGSFWTQYPNGTWKITEVKQSDKTKKDSQGKTEADKYGSQQLRTSASQLLPVYDSDGNPVLNEDGSQKTTRSSGYNVHATGYSNTAGCVGVFSKFKMWLNVKLFQLNEKIEKNTSIITVQD; from the coding sequence ATGTGGACATGGCACACTGATACGGGACTTCCTGAAGGGCAGTATTCAAAGCACATCTACCTAGGTGAGACAAGGATCGTAACCAAGCAGACAAGTAAGCTTGATATAAGCTATGGGCAAAGCGATGAGTATCACCACAGGTATTACTATCACCCTGACCATCTAGGCTCGGCACAGCTTGTAACAGACTATGAGGGAAACGAGTACCAACGTATTGAATACACGCCGTATGGAGAGCTCTGGGTAGAGAAGAAGTCAAAGACGGAAGAAGGCTTACGTTTCCTGCCATACAAATTTACTGCGAAAGAGCAAGATGAAGAAACCGGACTCTACTACTATGGAGCGAGATACCTCGATGCGAAGTACAGTAGGTGGTTGTCGACCGATCCGGCGGTCGGGGAGTACATTCCGCAGACTCCTGTAAGTGATGAGGCGAAGAAATACAACCAAAGCCTGCCGGGACAGGGTGGTATCTTCAATATTGTAAACTTACAACTATATCACTATGCGGGCAATAATCCTGTGAAGTATACCGATCCGGATGGGAAAAAATTAACTTTGACTGTTGATAAGTCAGAACAAAGTATGAATACAAAATTTGAAATAGGAGGAGCAACTTTAATAAATTTTAATTCAAAAGTAACAACACATGTTGTTCCTGATGGGGATACAACACAGGATCCTGCTGCTAATGTAAATACTAATCAACGGGACGCCTCAGATGGTAGTTTTTGGACCCAATATCCTAATGGGACTTGGAAAATTACAGAAGTAAAACAGTCCGATAAGACAAAAAAAGATTCTCAGGGGAAAACGGAAGCTGATAAATACGGTTCACAACAATTAAGAACATCTGCATCTCAATTGTTACCAGTATATGATTCGGATGGTAATCCTGTTTTAAACGAAGATGGTTCACAAAAAACAACACGTTCGAGCGGATATAATGTCCACGCTACAGGCTATAGTAACACCGCAGGTTGTGTTGGTGTTTTCAGTAAGTTTAAAATGTGGTTAAACGTAAAATTATTTCAATTAAACGAAAAAATTGAAAAAAACACCTCAATTATTACAGTTCAGGACTAA
- a CDS encoding sigma 54-interacting transcriptional regulator — protein MLSAVLSSEIHVYTARPEIANFFRRRLYAGTEVHFYSDPKFINAPLFSDISGSRGRRRNALFIDPQIADKAVLNKIQTSFYQEDRVKKNTHFIMPQDEVLSFLQSTENPDASVIPLPCDEDILLRSGKNPPEYDPAESVELSDFENFILSEIIGGSPAAKKLKFQLALAARSDLPVIFLGEPGTGKSFAASFIHRLSKRRKSLFCVLDMGTLSENLADTELFGSRHGAFTGAVDSSGLLLLSDGGTLFLDEIANTPLSVQAKLLRFLETGAFRPVGAVKENTVNSRLIFATNADLQSLIEQKLFREDLYDRINVFPIRLRPLRERVEDIAPLAENFLSKNSCRISDAALSLLESYDWPGNVRQLMHCLSRAMVFCRDKLIDADDILFD, from the coding sequence ATGCTTTCCGCTGTTTTATCCAGTGAAATACATGTTTATACTGCGCGGCCTGAGATTGCAAATTTTTTCAGGAGGCGCCTTTACGCAGGTACGGAAGTGCATTTTTATTCGGATCCTAAATTTATAAATGCACCTTTGTTTTCCGACATTTCCGGCTCGCGCGGCAGACGGCGGAATGCCTTATTTATAGATCCCCAAATAGCGGATAAGGCGGTTTTAAATAAAATACAAACTTCGTTTTATCAAGAAGACCGAGTGAAAAAAAATACGCATTTTATAATGCCTCAGGATGAAGTTTTGTCTTTTTTACAGTCTACGGAAAATCCCGACGCTTCGGTTATTCCGCTTCCCTGCGACGAGGATATTCTTTTGCGATCCGGTAAAAATCCGCCGGAATATGATCCTGCCGAATCCGTAGAACTTTCCGATTTTGAGAATTTCATACTCTCGGAAATTATAGGCGGATCTCCTGCCGCAAAAAAATTGAAATTCCAGCTGGCATTGGCGGCGCGCTCGGATTTGCCGGTCATCTTTTTAGGGGAACCGGGAACGGGTAAAAGTTTTGCTGCTTCGTTTATTCATAGATTATCCAAACGCAGAAAATCTCTTTTTTGCGTGCTCGATATGGGAACGCTGTCTGAAAATTTAGCCGATACCGAATTGTTCGGGTCGAGGCACGGAGCTTTTACGGGCGCCGTAGATTCTTCGGGGCTTTTGCTTTTGTCCGACGGAGGAACACTTTTTTTGGATGAGATAGCCAACACGCCTCTTTCAGTGCAGGCTAAGCTTTTAAGATTTTTGGAAACAGGCGCTTTTCGTCCCGTTGGAGCGGTAAAAGAAAATACGGTAAATTCACGGCTGATTTTTGCGACGAACGCGGATCTTCAGTCGCTCATAGAACAAAAATTATTTCGGGAAGATCTTTACGACAGAATAAACGTTTTTCCGATACGCTTAAGGCCGCTTCGCGAACGTGTCGAAGACATAGCTCCCCTTGCTGAAAATTTTTTAAGCAAAAATTCCTGCCGTATTTCCGATGCGGCGCTTTCACTTTTAGAGTCTTACGATTGGCCCGGTAATGTCCGCCAGCTCATGCACTGCCTTTCCCGAGCGATGGTTTTTTGCCGAGACAAGCTTATCGATGCGGACGATATTTTATTCGATTGA
- a CDS encoding type II toxin-antitoxin system HicB family antitoxin, with translation MKLAYPAIITYCEEDTSYSVEFPDLKGCVSGGFSLIEAIEMGIDAASGWILTEMEEGESIPKASDPAKIKLTDDKSFITILILDMDSYSEKYSSKSIRKNITLPKWVNTLAEKNHVNFSQLLQNTIVEKYIGVV, from the coding sequence ATGAAATTAGCATATCCGGCGATTATAACATACTGTGAAGAAGATACCAGTTATAGTGTGGAATTTCCCGATTTGAAAGGATGTGTTTCTGGAGGGTTTTCTCTTATCGAGGCGATAGAGATGGGCATAGATGCGGCTTCAGGATGGATACTGACGGAGATGGAGGAGGGAGAAAGCATACCGAAAGCAAGCGATCCGGCAAAAATAAAATTAACAGATGATAAGAGTTTTATAACTATACTTATATTGGATATGGATTCATATAGTGAAAAGTATTCAAGTAAATCCATAAGAAAAAATATAACGCTTCCGAAATGGGTAAATACGCTTGCAGAGAAAAATCATGTGAATTTTTCACAATTATTGCAGAACACGATAGTAGAAAAATATATAGGGGTTGTGTAA
- a CDS encoding type II toxin-antitoxin system HicA family toxin, giving the protein MTVKEIEKILKADGWYFVTAKGSHNQYKHSVKSGKVTVPNHKGDIPIGTVKAILKQAGLK; this is encoded by the coding sequence ATGACGGTAAAAGAGATAGAAAAAATACTCAAGGCTGACGGGTGGTATTTTGTTACAGCAAAGGGCTCTCACAATCAATATAAACATAGTGTAAAATCCGGAAAAGTTACGGTACCGAATCATAAAGGGGATATACCCATCGGAACGGTAAAAGCAATCCTAAAGCAGGCGGGATTGAAATAA
- a CDS encoding S41 family peptidase: protein MDNKILRRFVGAVYFALLLLISSQCFTQSAAVSASEASGQTNEYLRRIKNALKFVDQNYVDEIDPKILYEGAIKGMMNALEDPYSIYLDSNSVRELADTTVGKFGGVGLSITKIVSNSPEKPAYVEVVSPIENTPGSKAGIHAGDLITAIDGLSTVDMTMNEVLLHLRGKVGDPVEVSFLRGKNMNFTKTLVRELIEVPTVKYAMINSLGYLKLIEFTPETAKRAEEGLNEFKKNDFKGLIIDLRNNPGGLITSAVDVADKFIDNGVIVSTKSRVPYDTYEYTASRIKTTMPKDIPIVVLINKGSASASEILAGALKDYHLAYLVGQNTYGKGSVQQVIQLGYVDGCKVTVARYYTPSDTNIDKIGIPPDREVLHPELTEEEEKNFSEMMKDNTVAKYVESHPDMSENDIASYANVLYKKYPFDIRTMRRIIRMEVYRTKGMPAYDLDYDIQLNEAIGILEKENFRELMRSSKTLKELQEAASEKGIAQSAKE from the coding sequence ATGGACAATAAAATTTTAAGACGCTTCGTAGGCGCCGTTTACTTCGCTTTACTGCTTTTGATATCTTCTCAGTGCTTTACTCAATCTGCGGCTGTATCGGCTTCTGAAGCTTCGGGTCAGACGAATGAGTATTTAAGGCGTATAAAAAACGCTTTGAAATTTGTCGATCAAAACTATGTGGATGAAATAGATCCGAAAATATTATACGAAGGCGCCATAAAAGGAATGATGAATGCGCTTGAAGACCCGTATTCGATTTATCTTGACAGCAATTCCGTGCGGGAGCTTGCCGATACCACTGTAGGAAAATTCGGAGGAGTCGGACTTTCCATAACAAAGATCGTCTCAAATTCTCCTGAAAAACCGGCGTATGTCGAAGTTGTGTCGCCGATAGAAAACACGCCCGGCTCCAAAGCGGGAATTCATGCAGGAGACCTTATCACCGCAATAGACGGACTTTCTACAGTCGATATGACAATGAATGAGGTTCTGCTTCACCTGCGCGGCAAGGTAGGAGATCCTGTAGAAGTTTCATTTTTGCGCGGCAAAAACATGAATTTTACGAAGACTCTGGTACGAGAGCTTATAGAAGTTCCTACCGTAAAATATGCTATGATAAATTCCTTGGGTTATCTTAAGCTCATCGAATTCACGCCCGAAACCGCAAAGCGGGCTGAAGAAGGTTTGAATGAATTTAAAAAGAACGACTTTAAAGGCCTGATAATAGATCTGCGAAACAATCCGGGAGGACTTATCACAAGCGCCGTCGATGTAGCGGATAAATTTATAGATAACGGAGTAATAGTTTCTACTAAAAGTCGCGTTCCTTATGATACTTACGAATATACGGCGAGCCGCATAAAGACTACAATGCCCAAAGACATTCCTATCGTGGTTCTTATTAACAAGGGGTCCGCCAGCGCTTCCGAAATCCTCGCCGGCGCGCTCAAAGACTATCATTTGGCCTATCTTGTGGGACAAAATACTTACGGTAAGGGATCCGTCCAACAGGTGATACAATTGGGTTATGTTGACGGCTGCAAGGTAACGGTTGCTCGCTATTATACGCCGAGCGACACGAATATCGACAAGATCGGCATTCCTCCCGACCGCGAAGTATTGCACCCTGAGCTCACGGAAGAAGAAGAGAAAAATTTTTCCGAAATGATGAAAGATAATACAGTCGCCAAGTATGTCGAATCTCATCCCGATATGTCCGAAAACGACATAGCTTCTTATGCGAATGTTTTGTATAAAAAATATCCGTTTGACATACGTACCATGCGGCGAATTATACGTATGGAAGTTTACCGCACAAAGGGAATGCCCGCATACGATCTTGATTATGACATTCAGCTTAACGAAGCTATCGGTATTTTGGAAAAAGAAAATTTCCGGGAGTTGATGCGGTCTTCAAAAACTCTAAAAGAATTGCAGGAGGCTGCTTCCGAAAAAGGAATAGCCCAAAGCGCAAAGGAATGA
- a CDS encoding RHS repeat domain-containing protein yields MPRTLMALTVMPVCVSEMLSLLASVMKLAAYEYGKLGEVIKEKRTLKRHIPSHESEKTSVMEYVSDYLGRMQSITYPDREKVTYGYDEGGQVRSIKGIHDSQEYTYIENIGYDEYSQRVYIKYGNGVETNYTYDDDMRWLKHINTENKFGMQYQNIDYTFDDVGNVLGYDNNCMNGARYSTKQTYTYDSLYQLIFAEGTTEDNPYGIIGSPDYLSSYSQNFSFDEIGNMINKKSTEIITPAMQKKSGDDLNYEFTYEYDTDYAHRLKRVGSEKKGFRYYTYDKNGNVTSESDGTSPNEDTTTLTPVTVTSHTNEEGNPVYEADYAWAWPWGNNNTGKKPVSTNKRTYEWNSRNLLSRSVNSVYDTRYAYSADGNRAAKWTL; encoded by the coding sequence TTGCCTAGAACGCTGATGGCGCTTACAGTTATGCCGGTATGCGTTTCGGAAATGCTTTCGTTGCTTGCATCGGTTATGAAACTTGCCGCATATGAGTACGGAAAGCTCGGAGAAGTTATAAAAGAAAAGCGAACGCTTAAAAGACACATACCGTCACATGAGAGTGAAAAGACATCCGTAATGGAATATGTAAGCGACTACCTCGGCCGAATGCAGAGCATTACATATCCTGACAGGGAAAAAGTTACTTACGGCTATGACGAAGGAGGACAGGTCAGAAGTATAAAAGGCATACACGACTCTCAAGAGTACACTTACATAGAGAACATAGGATATGACGAATACAGCCAGAGAGTGTATATAAAATACGGAAACGGAGTTGAGACAAACTACACGTATGATGACGATATGAGATGGCTAAAGCACATAAACACCGAAAACAAATTCGGGATGCAATATCAAAACATAGACTACACCTTTGACGATGTAGGTAATGTATTAGGCTATGATAATAACTGTATGAACGGAGCGCGCTACAGCACAAAGCAGACATATACCTATGATTCTCTTTATCAGCTTATTTTTGCAGAAGGTACTACGGAAGACAACCCCTACGGTATTATAGGATCGCCTGATTATCTAAGCTCTTACAGTCAAAACTTCTCCTTTGATGAAATCGGGAACATGATAAATAAGAAGAGTACTGAAATAATCACTCCTGCAATGCAGAAGAAGAGTGGAGACGATTTAAACTATGAGTTTACATATGAGTATGATACGGACTATGCACACCGCTTAAAGAGAGTAGGAAGTGAGAAGAAAGGCTTTAGATATTATACATATGATAAAAACGGGAATGTTACATCCGAAAGCGACGGAACATCTCCTAATGAAGACACGACGACTCTTACACCCGTAACCGTAACCTCACACACGAATGAAGAGGGAAATCCCGTCTATGAAGCCGACTATGCATGGGCATGGCCTTGGGGCAATAACAATACGGGAAAAAAGCCTGTCTCAACTAACAAACGTACCTATGAATGGAACAGCAGAAACCTTTTAAGCCGAAGCGTAAACTCTGTCTATGACACGCGCTATGCATATAGTGCGGACGGAAACAGAGCTGCCAAATGGACTCTCTAA
- a CDS encoding WecB/TagA/CpsF family glycosyltransferase, whose translation MSLQRIEILGVPVDVCRPEEMEGNILELLAKPGTKQIVFLSVWNLLKARGQNDYAECVRNADLVIPVSKSILRAAEFLKKPVPVRYNPFTALIEILSILEIHYKTLFLLGGYKKQLDDAENNVRSTFPKLHIVGRCAGKYTETFEKDVVQAVFKASPSLALLCSGIKEKDVWAYRRRNQFSSSIFLYYKDAIGIFSKRLKRISDDAFDKGFEIFHEILHNPLKLFLVFPFLWFTILLVWYRLKPKK comes from the coding sequence ATGTCTTTACAGCGTATAGAAATTTTGGGAGTGCCGGTAGACGTTTGCCGTCCGGAAGAAATGGAAGGGAACATTCTTGAACTTTTAGCAAAACCCGGTACTAAACAGATAGTGTTTTTGTCGGTTTGGAATTTATTAAAGGCGCGCGGTCAAAACGATTATGCAGAATGCGTTCGAAATGCGGATCTCGTTATTCCCGTTTCAAAAAGCATACTGCGCGCTGCGGAATTTCTTAAAAAGCCCGTTCCTGTAAGATATAATCCTTTTACGGCGCTCATAGAAATTCTTTCCATACTTGAAATTCACTATAAGACATTGTTTTTGCTCGGCGGGTACAAAAAACAACTTGACGATGCGGAAAACAATGTGCGTTCAACGTTCCCCAAACTTCACATAGTGGGCCGCTGTGCAGGGAAATATACCGAAACCTTTGAAAAAGACGTAGTCCAGGCCGTATTTAAAGCTTCTCCGTCGCTTGCTCTTTTGTGCAGCGGCATAAAAGAAAAAGACGTATGGGCTTACCGCCGCAGGAATCAGTTTTCTTCAAGCATATTCTTGTATTACAAAGACGCGATAGGAATATTTTCAAAAAGGCTAAAGCGCATAAGTGACGACGCATTTGATAAAGGTTTTGAGATATTTCATGAAATTTTACATAATCCGTTAAAATTATTTCTTGTTTTTCCCTTTTTATGGTTTACAATACTGCTTGTCTGGTATCGATTGAAGCCGAAAAAGTAA
- a CDS encoding RsmE family RNA methyltransferase, whose product MRQFIASVSVDPHGILRIEGKDYRYFKQVLRVKKGDLVSVRLTNGDLQDMKVCGIYENKRFLELKACDEGKNITRGTQASLIEDFQAEYWLFQFIARPQKMDIIIRQATECGVARIVPVIGEYTQKAGTFFNASRRERILRIIKDARQQSGSPVNTVFENPCGLDEAVGLWQQRSAEVKNSAAFALTEQTYDTLGMDYAVLGFYDSTGRSPLPRGENCEDRRIRLAGLAVGCEGGISPSEMSFLKENGFIPVHFRTNILRCETAALYGIAVLQNLVTGKN is encoded by the coding sequence ATGAGACAGTTTATAGCTTCCGTTTCTGTCGATCCGCACGGAATTTTACGCATAGAAGGAAAGGATTACCGCTATTTTAAACAAGTTCTACGTGTAAAAAAAGGAGATCTCGTATCCGTGCGGCTTACGAATGGAGATCTTCAAGACATGAAAGTGTGCGGCATATATGAAAATAAAAGATTCCTTGAATTGAAGGCGTGCGACGAGGGAAAAAACATTACGCGCGGAACTCAGGCGTCCTTAATCGAAGATTTTCAGGCGGAGTATTGGCTTTTTCAGTTTATTGCACGGCCGCAAAAAATGGATATAATTATAAGACAGGCTACGGAATGCGGCGTAGCGCGTATAGTACCCGTAATAGGCGAATATACGCAAAAAGCCGGAACGTTTTTTAACGCATCGCGCAGAGAAAGGATATTGCGTATAATAAAAGATGCCCGCCAGCAAAGCGGTTCCCCTGTGAACACCGTCTTTGAAAATCCGTGCGGTTTGGACGAGGCTGTAGGTCTGTGGCAACAAAGATCCGCCGAAGTAAAAAACAGCGCGGCCTTTGCGCTTACGGAACAAACTTATGACACGCTTGGAATGGACTATGCCGTATTGGGTTTTTATGACAGCACGGGAAGATCGCCCCTGCCGCGCGGCGAGAATTGCGAGGATCGGCGGATAAGACTTGCGGGGCTTGCAGTAGGCTGTGAAGGCGGAATAAGCCCCTCCGAAATGTCTTTTTTGAAAGAAAACGGTTTTATACCGGTTCATTTTCGAACAAATATTTTAAGATGCGAGACGGCCGCCTTGTACGGAATTGCAGTCTTGCAAAATTTAGTGACAGGAAAAAACTGA